One Rhizoctonia solani chromosome 3, complete sequence genomic region harbors:
- a CDS encoding Retrotransposon-derived protein PEG10, producing MELEPSLTALLKAITALTATVGSLQDQIKSQGKQITQLTAICKETNNLVGDKDQGGAQTKPGPLTGPVTPPTHSGGEAHTPGTVRPGLKAPFRPSRGTGFDSKEEEEPRQPKKEPQGTPRRSLSSLTPFDAGSGVKRPKMDLPDPYKGETRGRKATQWLDCMLLWVALHRDQFDKEEQMVVWILYHMTDKAANWALPLIGAIIKGKGNPPTTILALTAKFKEAFADPDAKRAAARKIAALTQTTTTSEYVTKFCNLMAELDWNEEAYIAQFTRSLHWKVKELLSTKDNIPDELEAIFAASIKIDNTRWENEENRPKKAPTKSLVTATTSTTTTQRVCLLEDPNYVTPEERDCCCASGLCVKCGQKGHGIKQCPNGWKATIKEAAKIGEVVESEKE from the coding sequence atggaactgGAGCCGTCCCttaccgctctcctcaaggctatcacagccctcacagccacagttgggtccttgcaggaccaaatcaaatcacaaggcaagcaaatcacACAGCTTAccgccatatgcaaggaaaccaacaaccttgttggggacaaggaccagggcggagcccaaaccaagcctggcccattgactgggcctgtcacccctcctacccactcaggaggggaagcccacactccaggcacggttaggcctgggctcaaggctccattccgcccttcaagaggaacagggtttgactccaaggaagaagaagagccaaggcaacccaaaaaagagcctcagGGAACGCCTAGGCGGTCactcagctcccttaccccctttgacgcaggaAGCGGCGTAAaaaggcccaaaatggaTCTCCCCGACCCTTATAAAGGAGAAACcaggggacgcaaggccacACAATGGCTGGATTGCATGCTGCTTTGGGTAGCCCTACACAGGGatcaatttgacaaagaggagcagatggtcgtgtggatactttaccacatgacagacaaagcAGCCAATTGGGCACTTCCCCTCATaggggccatcatcaagggcaagggaaacccGCCAACCACTATCctggccttaacggccaaatttaaAGAAGCCTTTGCAGACCCAGACGCAAAGCGGGCAGccgccagaaaaattgctgcgcttactcagaccaccaccacctctgagtacgtcaccaaGTTCTGCAACCTTATGGCGGAGCTTGACTGGAATGaagaggcgtacattgcccaattTACACGcagccttcactggaaggttaaggaactcctgtccaccaaggacaacatccccGACGAGCTGGAGGctatatttgccgcctccatcaaaattgacaacacccGTTGGgagaatgaggagaaccggcccaaaaaggcacccaccaagtccctggtcacTGCGACCACTTCCACAACCACCACCCAACGGGTTTGCCTATTGGAGGACCCAAATTACGTCaccccggaagaaagggattgcTGCTGCGCATCAGGGCTGTGCGTTAAATGCGGACAAAAGGGGcacggcatcaaacaatgccccaatggctggaaagccacaatcaaggaggccGCCAAGATAGGGGAAGTTGTGGAGTCagaaaaagagtaa
- a CDS encoding Retrotransposon-derived protein PEG10, with translation MATRSRTSSQAQSPFDPRDLGPQLPPTTSIEYGEVSLKRVTRLLLGLLGQVERLEREIGEIKEAGVETQTNVKNISQAVDVVKDGLKSLQLQGPRTPEGPQPKTVEETPRPLPKAEPIGSASGIPFWSEPPRASGLAQPTPRRAVPPRVPSPPPSPRLRSPIGAPAPLPPAPAAHYPAPVKVDHPDAYTGKVGSEAKQWLTRMLAWTRLNARMFPTNQEVLSFLLMNMKDTAGAWAHPHLDQLGSHRAIIQTVEGFKLEFLAAFGDPDATRAAERKITTLTQSGTCADYITKFRTLAMELDWNDAALKGQFACGLHWEVSRQIATREHRPRTLLELQNAALVIDNALRKEQASHPPRDNKSSRTQNPARGTSTGQSSTGSKKLSDNPNFVLEEERNRRRAAGACIKCGKMGHKFAECRTGWKANPVEDKGKAKETAKIGEESGPELGKD, from the coding sequence atggcaacccgctcccggacATCCTCTCAAGCCCAATCCCCTTTCGATCCGAGAGACCTGGGACCCCAACTTCCGCCAACCACCTCTATTGAGTATGGCGAAGTCTCCCTCAAACGGGTCACACGACTCCTCCTTGGTTTacttggccaagttgagcgCCTTGAGCGGGAAATTGgggaaatcaaggaagcaggggtCGAGACCCAAACGAACGTCAAAAACATCTCCCAAGccgtcgatgttgtcaaggatggtctCAAGtccctccagctccaaggcCCCCGTACACCAGAAGGGCCCCAACCCAAGAcagtggaagaaacgccacgccccctaccaAAAGCTGAGCCTATTGGATCGGCTAGCGGGATCCCCTTCTGGTCAGAACCCCCCAGGGCCTCAGGGCTTGCCCAGCCAACCCCAAGGAGAGCCGTACCCCCGCGAGTCccgtctccccctccatctccgcgtctccgatccccaatcggagcacctgcccctctccctccggctccagcagcccactatcccgctccggtcaaggttgaccatcccgacgcctacacaggcaaagtAGGAAGCgaagccaagcaatggctgacTAGGATGCTGGCTTGGACCCGCCTCAACGCGCGAATGTTCCCCACCAATCAGGAGGTAttatccttcctcctgatgaacatgaaggacaccGCTGGGGCttgggcccaccctcacctcgACCAGCTCGGGTCACACCGGGCCATTATCCAAACGGTTGAGGGATTCAAGTTGGAATTTTTGGCAGCGTTTGgtgaccctgacgccacaagggccgccgagcggaagaTTACCACCCTCACacagtccggcacatgcgcggactacatcacaaagttcaggaccttagccatggaactggactggaacgacgcagCCCTTAaaggccagtttgcctgcggccttcactgggaggtcagccgccagaTTGCCACCCGCGAGCACCGACCCCGCacactccttgagctgcaaaatgcagcactcgtcatcgataacgctctccgcaaagagcAAGCTAGCCACCCGCCGAGGgacaataagtctagcagaaCCCaaaaccccgcaaggggaacGAGTACTGGCCAGTCATCTACCGGTTCAAAGAAGCTCTCCGACAACCCTAACTTTGTATTGGAAGAGGAGCgtaaccgccgccgcgccgcaggcgcctgcatcaagtgcggaaAAATGGGCCATAAGTTTGCGGAGTGCCGCACGGGTTGGAAGGCTAACCCTGTTGAGGACAAGGGAAAAGCCaaagaaaccgccaaaattggcgaaGAATCTGGACccgaattgggaaaagattaa
- a CDS encoding Retrotransposable element Tf2 protein, with translation MLDGSSPQAGKIWKKASLTFTLDGKKMTETFLICNTGNHPAILGLKWLDAHNPEIDWNLRTLSFPHTPPEHVAIAQEEETDKKPLEGVPSKYHQYAKVFGEEEFNKLPPHRHYDIGIELTKEGPLNSPLYSMTDAESATLKDWLRDKLKAGKIRPSKSSISSPVMFVPKKDGSRRLVVDYRRLNNRTKKNVYPLPRPDDLMAQLRGAKVFTKLDLRWGYNNVRVKEGDKWKTAFRTKYGLYESLVMTFGLTNAPAAFQHFMNKLFKDLLDVCVIIYLDDILIYSKDDASHTQHVHEVLRRLMENQLFCKASKCTFHVTSVEYLGIIVSDKGFSLDKLKIQAVQEWPVPTKVKEVQSFLGFANFLRRFVANFSHMARPLHNLVKKDTPWKWDTKEQEAFQGLKDAITNAPVLCHANPTKPYFLETDASGAALGSILSQRQEDGRLHPLGFLSESFKGAEQNYDTHDKELLAIIQSFKYWRIFLEGTLHPITVFTDHCNLEYWKESRTFNCRHARWHLLLAGYNFHIVYQPGKQSGKPDALSR, from the coding sequence atgcttgatgggtcgagcccccaggctggaaaaatctggaaaaaggcatCACTAACCTTTAcccttgatggcaaaaaAATGACGGAAACATTCCTCATCTGCAACACTGGAAACCACCCTGCCATTCTAGGACTaaaatggttggacgcccATAATCCGGAAATAGATTGGAATCTGCGCACCCTTTCCTTCCCTCACACACCCCCAGAACATGTGGCAATTGCCCAAGAGGAGGAAACCGACAAgaaaccccttgaaggagtaccctccaagtaccaccaatatgctaaggtatttggagaggaagaattcaacaagcttccacCCCACAGGCACTATGACATTGGGATAGAGCTCACCAAAGAAGGACCCCTTAACTCCCCAttgtatagcatgactgatgccgagtccgccacactcaaggactggctcagggacaaactcaaggctgggaagatccgtcccagcaaatcgtcaatcagttcccccgtcatgtttgtacccaagaaggatggttcccgccgttTGGTTGTAGATTACCGCCGCCTTAATAaccggaccaagaagaatgtaTACCCATTACCCCGCCCtgacgacctcatggcccaactacgtggtgccaaggtctttactaaGCTGGACCTGCgctggggatacaacaatgtccgggtaaaagaaggagacaaatggaaaaccgccttccgtaccaagtatggcctcTACGAGTCTCTGGTAATGACATTTGGCCTgaccaacgcccctgccgccttccaacacttcatgaacaaactattcaaggacttgttggatgtatgcgtcatcatttaccttgatgacatcttgatctACTCCAaagatgacgcatcccacacacaacatgttcatgaggtctTACGGCGCctaatggagaaccaattgttctgcaaggcatccaagtgtacattccacgtcacttCTGTGGAATACTTAGGGATCATTGTGTCCGATAAgggtttcagcctggataagcttaagatccaggcagtacaagaatggccggtCCCGActaaggttaaagaagtccaatcattcctaggctttgccaacttcctccgacgatttgttgccaattttagtcacatggccaggccgctacacaacctggtcaaaaaggatacgccatggaaatgggacacaaAGGAGCAAGAAGCTTTCCAAGGACTAaaggatgccatcaccaacgcccctgtaCTCTGCCACGCCAACCCCACCAAACCTTACTTCCTTGAGACAGATGCATCTGGCGCGGCCCTAGGGTCCATACTTAGTCAACGGCAAGAAGATGGACGCTTACATCCACTGGgattcctgtcagaatcattcaaaggtgctGAACaaaattatgacacccatgataaggaactcctggccatcatccaatcatTCAAatactggcgcatcttcttggaagggaCCCTGCACCCCATA
- a CDS encoding Retrotransposable element Tf2 protein — protein MATRSRPPSRARSPIDQGELGPFLPPASPELGEVSLERVIRLLWGLQSQVDRIERTLLEQAKVSQEVRTNIENISQAVNTVKDGLAQLQQSRGPHTPEEQKPPAVEETPRAAPKVKPFGKTQPSLGAPAPIFPTGAPRRNPLTLFNPYPSSSFPSGPAPAPQGPPPAPVVTPAQPPAPSTVKVDHPDAFKGKIGLEAKQWLTRMLAWVRLNQRQFPSDLEVLSFLLMNMEEAAGAWAHPHLDQLGSHRALIQTVDEFKVEFLAAFGDPDATRAAERKITSLTQSGTCAEYITKFRTLQMELDWNDAALCGQFARGLHWEVQRQIATRERQPRTLRELQDAALIIDNALREERASHPQQGNKSGKSSTTPNRGASTDQQATKTGPLSSNPNYVSEEERNRCHAEGLCVKCGRAGHKFAECRTGWKATPKEDKGKAKETAKIGKDSDSQLGKENQPLFTIPIKPEKQAEPLEVLIDSGATSSFMHPRTAESLHLPLIDLSTPRTVTMLDGSSPQAGKIWKKATLTFSLDGKQMTKTFLICNTGSHAAILGLKWLNNHNPEIDWNLRTLSFPHTPPEHVAIAEEEEADKNPLKGVPPEYHQYAKVFGEEEFNKLPPHRHYNIGIELTEEGPLNLPLYSMTNAESITLKDWLRDELKAGKIRPSKSSISSPVMFVPKKDGSH, from the exons atggcaacccgctcccggccaCCCTCTCgagcccgctcccctatCGATcagggagagctgggacccttccttccgccagcctcccctgagctcggCGAAGTATCTCTCGagcgggtcatccgcctTCTCTGGGGACTCCAATCCCAGGTTGACCGCATCGAGCGGACCCTCTTGGAGCAAGCCAAAGTTAGCCAAGAGGTTCGGACCAATATCGAAAACATCTCACAAGCGgtcaatactgtcaaggatgggcttgcccaactCCAGCAATCCCGGGGcccccacaccccagaagaacaaaaaccccccgCGGTcgaggaaactcccagggccgcgCCCAAAGTCAAGCCTTTTGGCAAGACTCAACCATcccttggggccccagcccccatctTCCCTACAGGGGCCCCTAGGCGCAACCCCCTCACCCTTTTCAACCCCTAtccctcctcttccttcccttctggaccggctccagccccccaaggacctccaccagcgcctgTCGTTACCCCGGCgcagcctccagccccctccactgtaaaggtggaccacccagatgccttcaaaggcaagataggcttggaggccaagcaatggctaacccgcatgttggcctgggttcGCCTCAACCAGAGGCAGTTCCCCTCGGACTTGGAGGTCCTCAGCTTCCTTCTCATGAACATGGAGGAAGCagcaggagcctgggcccatccccacttggaccaactagggtcccatcGCGCACTCATCCAGACCGTGGATGAGTTCAAAGTTGAATTCCTGGCGGCATTTGGAGACCCGGACGCCACCAGAGCAGCGGAGCGGAAGATCACTTCCCTCACCCAATCCGGCACTTGTGCCGAATATATTACTAAGTTCcgcacgctgcaaatggaacttgactggaacgacgccgcACTTTGCGGCCAATTTGCGCGCGGacttcactgggaggtccaaagacagattgccacaagggaaaggcaaccccgtaccctgagggagctgcaagatgctgccctcattattgacaacgccctccgtgaggaaagagccagccacccgcaacagggtaataagtctggcaaATCTTctaccacccccaaccggggggcgagtaccgaccaacaggccaccaaaaccggCCCTCTCTCTTCCAACCCCAACTACGTATCGGAAGAAGAACGTAACCGCTGCCACGCAGAAGGCCTCTGTGTGAAATGCGGAAGGGCCGGACACAAGTTTGCCGAGTGTAGAaccggctggaaggctaccccaaaggaggacaaggggaaagccaaggaaaccgccaagattggcaaagactctgactcccaattgggaaaaga AAATCAACCGCTATTCACCATTCCAATTAAACCAGAGAAGCAAGCGGaaccactagaagtcctgattgattcaggcgccacgtCCTCATTCATGCACCCACgcaccgcggaatcactccaccttccactcattgacctctCCACTCCCCGCACCGTTAcaatgctcgatgggtcaagcccccaggctggtaaaatctggaaaaaggctactctaaccttctccttggatggtaaacaaatgaccaagaccttcctgatctgcaatacagggtctcacgccgccatcctgggattgaaatggctaaACAACCATAATCCGGAAATCGATTGGAATCTACGCACGctctccttcccccacacgccaccagaacatgtggcaattgccgaagaggaagaagctgacaaaaATCCCCTcaaaggagtaccccctgaATACCATCagtacgccaaggtatttggggaagaagaattcaacaagcttcctccGCACAGGCATTACAATATTGGTATAGAacttacagaagaaggccccttgaacttGCCCCtgtacagcatgaccaatgccgagtccatcacactcaaggactggctcagggacgagctcaaagctgggaagatccgccccagtaaatCGTCAATCAGCTCCCCTGTTATGTtcgtacccaaaaaggatggttcccatTGA
- a CDS encoding Retrotransposable element Tf2 protein has translation MAQLRGAKVFTKLDLRWGYNNVRVKEGDEWKTAFRTKYGLYKSLVMTFGLTNAPAAFQHFMNKLFKDLLDVCVIIYLDDILIYSKDDASHTKHVHEVLRRLMENQLFCKASKCTFHVTSVEYLGIIVSDKGFSLDKLKIQAVQEWPVPTKVKEVQSFLGFANFLRRFVANFSHIARPLHNLVKKDTTWKWDTKEQEAFQGLKDAITNAPVLCHADPAKPYFLETDASGAALGSILSQRQEDGRLHPLGFLSESFKGAKQNYDTHDKELLAIIRSFEYWRIFLEGTAHPITVFTDHRNLEYWKESRTFNRQHARWHLLLAGYNFQIVYRPGKQSGKPDALSRCADHADIPPTDQTMLPILVFVNIALVTPEKELQRQIESSLDQDESLEEILQFLQNESKAPPSIKRAFKDYEMEAGLLFYQGRIVVPDVGTLRTELLRIFHNSPLAGHPGRQRTLELVSRDYYWPGIRADTYWHVDSCETCQRIRKPKYASIPPQPLELPVRPWQHVSYDMIVDLPKDGSNDSILVIVDSFTKYGIFVKCSKKLKAPELAELFLENVWKRHGMPEKTISDRGRVFNNKFLRALYKRLGIDPHFSLAYHPQSDGQTERVNPSIEHFLRAYSGTNQRDWSKWLPMAEFAYNNAVHSSTGKTPFKALYGWEPTLTPSNVPTDVPEADDLAQTMEAQWKEVELALRQSKHRMTTGEEGSPIEFEIGEEAWLDAKNVNLKTLSPKLTEQRLGPFKVIEKISDRAYRLELPPTMRIHNVFYVGLLSKVKKDKKRSFENRPPPVTVDGEEEYEVEGITDMEERNGKWFFRVKWKGYGPEENTWEPQENLKNAGKILKKYKEEMRKKALGAAKALRGGAVS, from the coding sequence atggcccagctccgcggtgccaaggtcttcaccaaactagacctaagatggggttacaacaacgtccgggTTAAAGAAggcgacgaatggaaaacggccttccgTACCAAATACGGCCTATACAAGTCCCTagtcatgacatttggtcTTACCAACGCTcccgccgccttccaacacttcatgaacaaattgttcaaggatctgctagatgtatgcgtcatcatatacctcgatgacatcctgatctattccaaggatgacgcgtCACACACCAAgcatgttcatgaagtctTACGGCGTCTGATGGAAAACCAGCTGTTCTGTAAGGCGTCCAAATGtaccttccatgtcacctctgtggaatacctcgGGATCATTGTCTCtgataagggttttagcctggataagctcaaaatccaggcggttCAAGAATGGCCAGTCCCCACTAAGGTTAAGGAAGTCCAGtcattcctaggctttgccaacttcctacgTCGCTtcgttgccaactttagccacataGCTAGGCCGTtgcacaacctggtcaagaaggacacaacctggaaatgggacacaaaggaacaggaagcgtTCCAAGGTCTAAAGGACgctatcaccaatgccccggTACTCTGCCACGCCGACCCCGCAAAACCTTACTTCCTAGAAACGGATGCCTCCGGTGCAGCACTAGGTTCTATACTGagccaacgccaggaagatgGTCGTCTACATCCCTTAGGTTTCCTGTCGGagtcattcaaaggtgccaaacagaactacgacacccatgacaaggagctccttgcaatcatccgctcctttgagtattggcgaatcttcctggaaggaacggCCCATCCCATAACGGTATTCACCGATCAcaggaacttggaatactggaaggaatcccggACCTTTAACCGTCAACATGCAAGGTGGCACCTGTTACTAGCAGgctacaatttccaaatagtctaccGTCCTGGCAAGCAGTCCGGCAAGCCAGATGCCCTATCCCGTTGTGCTGACCATGCTGACATCCCGCCTACGGATCAAACCATGCTGCCCATCCTGGTATTTGTTAACATTGCCTTAGTCACACCGGAAAAGGaactacaacgccagattgagtcATCCCTGGACCAAGACGAGtcactggaggaaatcctccaattcctacagaatgagtccaaggcaccccCCTCtatcaaacgcgcattcaaggattacgaAATGGAGGCCGGcttactcttctaccaaggacgaaTTGTAGTTCCGGACGTCGGAACACTAAGAACGGAGCTACTGcgcatcttccacaacagcccaCTAGCGGGACATCCGGGAAGACAACGTACCCTGGAATTAGTGtcaagggattactattggccCGGCATCCGTGCAGAcacgtattggcatgtggactcttGTGAAACATGCCAACGGATCAGAAAGCCTAAGTACGCCtctatcccacctcagccACTCGAACTTCCCGTCAGgccctggcaacatgtgtcttatgacatgatagtagacctaccCAAGGACGGAAGCAACGACTCAATCCTAGTGATTGTTGATAGCTTTACAAAATACGGGATATTTGTaaaatgttccaagaagctgaAAGCGCCTGAGCTGGCGGAACTGTTCCTGGaaaacgtatggaaacgTCATGGTATGCCGGAGAAGACCATATCCGACAGAGGAAGGGTATTCAATAATAAATTCCTGAGggccctgtacaaacgccttggcattgacccacacttctctttggcATATCACCCTCAGAGCGACGGCCAGACGGAACGAGTCAACCCTTCTATTGAGCACTTCTTAAGGGCCTATTCGGGGACtaaccaacgggactggagcaagtggctaccaatggcggaattcgcatacaacaacgctgTGCACAGCAGCACTGGGAAAActcctttcaaggccttatacggatgggaacccaccttaacGCCGTCAAATGTACCAACGGACGTCCCCGAGGCAGATGAcctggcccaaacaatggaagcacagtggaaggaagtggaattgGCACTCCGGCAGTCTAAGCACCGCATGACGACCGGGgaagaaggaagcccaatagagtttgagattggagaagaagcttggctggacgccaagaacgtcaacctcaaaaccttaaGTCCCAAACTTACGGAACAACGCTTGGGACCCTTTAAGGTTATTGAGAAGATCTCTGACCGggcctaccgcctagaactccctcCAACTATGCGAATACACAATGTCTTTTATGTAGGGCTACTGTCCAAGGTCAAAAAGGACAAGAAGCGCTCCTTTGAAAATCgccccccaccagtcaccgtggacggggaagaagaatacgaggtagAAGGGAtaacagacatggaagaaaggaacggaaaatggttcttcagagtcaaatggaagggctatggaccagaagagaacacgtgggagccccaagagaacctcaaaaatgcggggaaaattttgaaGAAGTACAAAGAAGagatgagaaagaaggcccttggcgctgccaaggcccttagagggggggcagtgtcgtag
- a CDS encoding Retrotransposable element Tf2 protein, which produces MKLRDYPTDPIKTLINSGATSNFISPSLVEQLKIPKTLLKNPQVVRMLDGTISQTGCIWHQVQLAVLANGHHHTIPFLVCPIGNTPAILGMTWLTAEAPLIDWQQGLVTFPEQVQIASKEEADSDPLADLPPQYHEFAKVFGEEEFKVLPPHREYDISIDLVLDAKLTPGPIYSMTDAESKALKQHIDKELATGKICPSTSSAGAPVMFVKKADGSLRLVVDYRKLNDVTHKNVYPLPRQDNLMAKLRHTKEGDKWKTAFRTKYGLFEYLVMPFGLTNAPAAFQHFMNNLFRDLIDVTVVIYLDNILIFSENPEDHPNHVREVLLRLMKNQLFCKLSKCHFHVTTVNYLGIIISPSRFSMDQKKVEAVTTWPTPKTVKQVQAFLGFVNYLRQFIPNFSSVARPLHNLTKKESPWSWDVLEEQAFQELKALVTKAPVLIHSNPNLPYYLETDASGVAMGAILTYMSKSFSGAKANYNTHNKELLAIIKALEEWRIFLEATDRPIQVFTDHQNLEYWMQARTFNRRHAQWRVFLSDFNFEIHYCCYNLLS; this is translated from the exons ATGAAACTGCGTGACTATCCAACAGACcctatcaaaaccctcatcAATTCTGGTGCCACCTCCAACTTTATATCCCCCTCATTAGTAGAACAActtaaaatcccaaaaaccctactcaaaaatccacaagtagtgagaatgctagatggtaccatatcccagactggttgcatttggcaccaggttcaacttgcagtcttggccaatggccaccaCCACActattcctttccttgtttgccccataggcaacacaccagctattctaggcatgacatggttaacagcagaagctcctttgattgattggcaacagggactagtcaccttccctgaacaagttcaaattgcctccaaagaagaagcagactcagatcctttagcagacctcccccctcagtaccatgagtttgctaaagtctttggagaagaagaatttaaggtcctccctccacatagggagtatgacatctctatagaccttgtccTGGACGCCAAACTGACCCCTGGTCCCATATACAGCATGACGGATGCGGAATCTAAGGCgttgaaacaacacattgacaaggaattggcaacgggcaagatttgCCCCAGCACCTCATCCGCCGGAgctccagtcatgtttgtaaagaaggcagatggctcACTAAGATTGGTAGTTGACTATAGGAAGTTAAATGACGTCACGCACAAGAACGTTTATCCACTCCCTagacaggacaacctcatggctaaactcaGGCACACTAAA gaaggtgacaaatggaaaacggctttcagaaccaaatatggcctttttgagtacttggtcatgccttttggtcttaccaacgcccccgctgccttccagcatttcatgaacaacctgttcagAGATCTGATTGACGTGACAGTAGTAATCTATCTGGACAACATCCTTATCTTCTCTGAGAACCCAGAGGACCACCCTAACCACGTCAGAGAAGTACTGTTGCGcctaatgaagaaccagctatTTTGCAAGTTGTCAAAGTGCCATTTTCACGTTACTACGGTCAACTACTTAGGCATTATCATTTCCCCCTCCAggttctcaatggaccagaagaaggtAGAAGCTGTCACAACatggcccactcccaaaacggtcaaacaggtccaggctttcctaggttttgtcaattacctcaggcaattcattcccaactttaGCTCTGTGGCACGCCCCCTCCATAACCTCACTAAGAAGGAgtccccttggtcatgggacGTATTGGAAGAACAGGCTTTCCAGGAACTCAAGGCATTAGTCACCAAAGCGCCAGTTCTGATCCACTCAAACCCCAATTTGCCTTATTACCTAGAGACAGATGCGTCAGgcgtagccatgggagcaatctTGA cctacatgtcaaaatcTTTCTCTGGTGCCAAGGccaattacaacacccacaacaaggaactcttAGCCATCATTaaggccttggaggaatggcgtatcttcttagAAGCAACGGATAGACCCATACAGGTATTCACGGACCATcaaaacttggaatactggatgcaagcCAGAACATTCAACCGCAGGCATGCCCAATGGCGCGTATTCTTAAGCGATTttaactttgaaatccactattgctgttataacctcctgtcctag